One Microbacterium marinum genomic window carries:
- a CDS encoding DEAD/DEAH box helicase, translating into MPKNKKPAGGRAQNFEPRYGKKTSYQDAKRRPGQSSAGTAGSKSPSHRGYRAPEEGGAAAKGRWSAQERVGRDEARGIRSQARGDRRFDRDERPRRDADERPRRSFDGDRPRFGRDDRPQRSLGDRDSRPRRDVGDRPARSFDRDERPRRDDRPARSFDDRPRRDDRGGFDRPQRAERPRYERDDRPRRDFGDRPQRDDRGGFDRPQRADRPRYERDDRPRRDDRPARSFDDRPRRDDRPARSFDDRPRRDDRPGFDRPQRAERPRFERDDRPRRDLGDRPQRDDRPRRGDGPSRSSWGHAAGGSTRRDSGAWSGRGGSAETNAQAQRADVVHERLQAKAVDAESVEQSSFAELGLGDNLVRTLADMGAAAPFPIQAATIGPILEGRDVLARGRTGSGKTIAFGAPLVESILRSQAGQRREFGRSPKALILAPTRELALQIDRTVQSLARSVGLFTTQIYGGVPQARQVGALKKGVDIIIGTPGRIEDLQAQGKLDLSEIRMVVLDEADHMSELGFLEPMQRILRLVQDGAQKLLFSATLDREVAALVDEFLVDPAVYEVAGETQDTGTIDHRVLVIDHRDKAEILSSLVDRDGKTLVFTRTRAFSEMLVEQFEDAGIAAVALHGDLNQAKRTRNLERLTKGKVNVLVATDVAARGIHVDDIDLVVQADAPDEYKTYTHRAGRTGRAGRSGTVVTLITRQRRRKMTEMLERAEIDAPFEEARIGDDVIEELAGRQASNVDA; encoded by the coding sequence ATGCCCAAGAACAAGAAGCCGGCCGGCGGCCGCGCGCAGAACTTCGAGCCGCGCTACGGCAAGAAGACCTCGTACCAGGACGCCAAGCGCCGTCCCGGTCAGTCCTCGGCCGGAACCGCCGGCAGCAAGAGCCCCAGCCACCGCGGCTACCGCGCCCCCGAAGAGGGCGGCGCCGCTGCGAAGGGCCGCTGGAGCGCACAGGAGCGCGTCGGACGCGACGAGGCACGCGGCATCCGCTCGCAGGCCCGTGGCGACCGCCGCTTCGACCGCGACGAGCGCCCGCGTCGCGATGCCGACGAGCGTCCGCGTCGGTCGTTCGACGGCGACCGGCCCCGCTTCGGCCGGGACGACCGCCCGCAGCGCTCGCTCGGCGACCGGGACAGCCGTCCGCGTCGTGACGTCGGCGACCGGCCGGCTCGATCGTTCGACCGTGACGAGCGTCCGCGGCGCGATGACCGTCCTGCGCGGAGCTTCGATGACCGCCCGCGTCGCGATGACCGCGGTGGCTTCGACCGCCCGCAGCGCGCCGAGCGTCCGCGGTACGAGCGCGACGACCGTCCGCGCCGCGACTTCGGCGACCGCCCGCAACGTGACGACCGCGGTGGCTTCGACCGCCCGCAGCGCGCCGACCGCCCGCGGTACGAGCGCGACGACCGTCCGCGTCGTGACGACCGCCCCGCGCGGAGCTTCGACGATCGCCCGCGTCGTGACGACCGCCCCGCGCGGAGCTTCGACGACCGCCCGCGCCGTGACGACCGCCCCGGCTTCGACCGCCCGCAGCGCGCCGAGCGCCCCCGCTTCGAGCGCGACGACCGTCCGCGTCGTGACCTCGGCGACCGGCCGCAGCGCGACGACCGACCCCGCCGAGGCGACGGCCCGAGCCGTTCGAGCTGGGGCCACGCGGCCGGAGGCTCCACGCGACGCGACAGCGGCGCGTGGAGTGGCCGTGGGGGGTCCGCCGAGACCAACGCCCAGGCGCAGCGTGCCGACGTCGTGCACGAGCGTCTGCAGGCTAAGGCCGTCGACGCCGAGAGCGTCGAGCAGTCGTCCTTCGCCGAGCTCGGCCTCGGCGACAACCTGGTGAGGACGCTCGCCGACATGGGTGCGGCCGCGCCGTTCCCGATCCAGGCGGCCACCATCGGCCCGATCCTCGAGGGTCGCGACGTGCTCGCCCGCGGGCGCACCGGTTCCGGCAAGACGATCGCGTTCGGTGCCCCGCTCGTCGAGTCGATCCTCCGCAGCCAGGCCGGCCAGCGCCGCGAGTTCGGGCGGTCGCCGAAGGCGCTGATCCTCGCGCCGACCCGCGAGCTCGCGCTGCAGATCGACCGCACCGTGCAGAGCCTCGCGCGCAGCGTCGGCCTGTTCACGACGCAGATCTACGGCGGCGTGCCCCAGGCGCGGCAGGTGGGCGCGCTGAAGAAGGGTGTCGACATCATCATCGGCACCCCGGGCCGCATCGAAGACCTGCAGGCGCAGGGCAAGCTCGACCTGTCCGAGATCCGCATGGTCGTCCTCGACGAGGCCGACCACATGAGCGAGCTCGGCTTCCTCGAGCCGATGCAGCGCATCCTCCGCCTCGTGCAGGACGGCGCCCAGAAGCTGCTGTTCTCGGCGACGCTCGACCGCGAGGTCGCTGCTCTCGTCGACGAGTTCCTCGTCGACCCGGCCGTCTACGAGGTGGCCGGCGAGACCCAGGACACCGGGACGATCGACCACCGCGTGCTCGTCATCGACCACCGCGACAAGGCCGAGATCCTCAGCTCGCTCGTCGACCGCGACGGCAAGACCCTCGTCTTCACCCGCACCCGTGCGTTCTCCGAGATGCTCGTCGAGCAGTTCGAGGATGCCGGTATCGCGGCCGTCGCGCTGCACGGTGACCTCAACCAGGCCAAGCGCACCCGCAACCTCGAGCGGCTGACGAAGGGCAAGGTCAACGTCCTCGTCGCGACGGACGTCGCTGCCCGCGGCATCCACGTCGATGACATCGACCTGGTCGTGCAGGCGGACGCTCCCGACGAGTACAAGACGTACACCCACCGCGCCGGGCGCACCGGTCGCGCGGGCCGCTCGGGCACCGTCGTGACGCTCATCACGCGTCAGCGTCGTCGCAAGATGACCGAGATGCTTGAGCGCGCCGAAATCGACGCCCCGTTCGAGGAGGCGCGCATCGGCGACGACGTCATCGAGGAGCTTGCGGGCCGTCAGGCGTCCAACGTCGACGCCTGA
- a CDS encoding aldose 1-epimerase family protein gives MSADPTGTRFTLRAADVSAEVTEVGAALRALRVAGVDLVPAYPDDAPTPAASGIVLVPWPNRVRDGRWNDDGEERQLAITEPKFGNASHGLLRYTAYRVESQTDGSLTLRADVYPQTGYPYHLATRVTYALTADGIEVIHTIDNVGTDAAPVALGTHPYFQISDVDTADLTLQLEAEMWFRLDEQNIPVAEEPLDEAHDLREPRRVGDLALDAAFAGLARDAHDRANTVLAAPDGRRLVVWAGTGFDYVQLFVTDRYPGHDVAVAIEPMTAPADAFNSGRSLRRLAPGERWELHWGVRFDA, from the coding sequence ATGAGCGCCGACCCCACCGGAACCCGATTCACGCTGCGCGCCGCCGACGTCTCCGCGGAGGTCACCGAGGTCGGCGCCGCCCTGCGCGCACTGCGGGTGGCGGGTGTCGACCTGGTCCCGGCATACCCCGACGATGCGCCGACGCCGGCGGCATCCGGGATCGTGCTCGTCCCCTGGCCCAACCGTGTCCGCGACGGGCGCTGGAACGACGACGGGGAGGAGCGTCAGCTGGCGATCACCGAGCCGAAGTTCGGCAACGCATCGCACGGTCTCCTCCGCTACACCGCCTACCGCGTCGAGTCTCAGACCGACGGCAGCCTCACGCTGCGCGCCGACGTCTACCCGCAGACCGGATATCCGTACCACCTCGCGACCCGTGTGACCTACGCACTGACCGCCGACGGCATCGAGGTCATCCACACCATCGACAACGTCGGTACGGATGCCGCGCCGGTGGCCCTCGGCACGCACCCGTACTTCCAGATCTCCGACGTCGACACCGCCGATCTGACCCTTCAGCTCGAGGCGGAGATGTGGTTCCGGCTGGACGAGCAGAACATCCCGGTCGCGGAGGAGCCGCTCGACGAGGCGCACGACCTCCGCGAGCCGCGCCGCGTCGGCGACCTCGCTCTCGACGCCGCCTTCGCCGGTCTCGCCCGCGACGCGCACGACCGTGCGAACACGGTCCTCGCTGCTCCCGACGGACGCCGCCTCGTCGTCTGGGCGGGAACCGGCTTCGACTACGTCCAGCTCTTCGTGACGGATCGGTACCCCGGCCACGACGTGGCGGTGGCGATCGAGCCGATGACGGCGCCCGCCGACGCGTTCAACTCCGGTCGGAGCCTGCGACGGCTCGCCCCGGGCGAGCGGTGGGAGCTGCACTGGGGCGTTCGTTTCGACGCGTGA
- a CDS encoding antibiotic biosynthesis monooxygenase, protein MADPITVAIERRIDPVRTAEATSWMQAGTDLATTFPGFLGSGWVRAGEESDLWYMLYRFRDISTLEEWEQSSAREWWLQSGQAFAREERSERRTGIEGWFDAPGGTILEPQVATGAIATTATAPPRWKQAVAIWLGFFPTNVVGTWLLGLIPGFVELHLVARVGISTALFTPLMVFFVLPWVTRMLRPWLHR, encoded by the coding sequence ATGGCCGATCCCATCACCGTCGCGATCGAGCGACGCATCGATCCGGTCCGCACCGCAGAGGCCACGAGCTGGATGCAGGCGGGCACCGACCTGGCGACGACCTTCCCCGGCTTCCTCGGCTCGGGGTGGGTGCGCGCGGGCGAGGAGAGCGACCTCTGGTACATGCTCTACCGCTTCCGCGACATCTCCACCCTGGAGGAGTGGGAGCAGTCGTCGGCGCGGGAATGGTGGCTGCAGTCGGGTCAGGCGTTCGCCCGTGAGGAGCGGAGCGAGCGCCGCACCGGCATCGAGGGCTGGTTCGACGCGCCGGGCGGAACGATCCTCGAGCCTCAGGTCGCCACGGGAGCGATCGCCACGACGGCCACCGCGCCGCCCCGGTGGAAGCAGGCGGTCGCGATCTGGCTCGGGTTTTTCCCCACGAACGTCGTCGGCACGTGGCTCCTGGGCCTGATCCCGGGGTTCGTCGAGCTCCACCTCGTCGCACGGGTCGGGATCAGCACGGCGCTGTTCACCCCGCTGATGGTGTTCTTCGTGCTGCCGTGGGTGACGCGGATGCTGCGCCCCTGGCTGCACCGCTGA